In Treponema primitia ZAS-2, a genomic segment contains:
- the bioD gene encoding dethiobiotin synthase, producing MTSNTKKTKGIFISATGTDTGKTFVSALLLKGILQRGLDAGYYKAALSGAEKEQGRLIPGDAEYVRRIAGLKTPAEETVSYVYEHPYSPHLAAQIEGNPAELEKIRADYTAQAARHDYMVAEGSGGIVCPIRMDGEKQIMLTDIIKALSLDILIVVPPALGGINGAVLTASYAEHLSLRVRGFIINRFLPGNTLHEDNKITIEKLTGLPVLVCIEENAETITISDSLLGALF from the coding sequence ATGACTTCAAACACGAAAAAAACTAAGGGTATTTTTATCAGCGCTACGGGAACCGACACGGGGAAAACCTTTGTCTCCGCACTATTGTTGAAGGGCATCCTTCAGCGGGGCCTCGACGCGGGGTATTACAAGGCGGCCCTGAGCGGCGCGGAAAAAGAGCAGGGCCGGCTCATCCCCGGGGACGCAGAATATGTGCGGCGCATAGCGGGACTGAAAACTCCGGCAGAGGAAACCGTGTCCTATGTGTACGAACACCCCTACTCCCCCCACCTGGCCGCGCAAATCGAAGGCAATCCTGCGGAACTGGAAAAGATCCGCGCCGATTACACCGCCCAGGCGGCCCGGCATGACTACATGGTAGCCGAGGGGAGCGGGGGCATTGTCTGCCCCATACGCATGGACGGCGAAAAACAGATTATGCTCACGGATATTATCAAAGCCCTGTCCCTTGATATCCTGATCGTGGTCCCCCCGGCGCTGGGGGGTATCAACGGAGCTGTCCTCACCGCCTCCTACGCTGAACATTTAAGTCTTCGGGTCAGGGGCTTTATCATCAACCGCTTCCTGCCTGGGAACACCCTGCATGAAGACAATAAAATTACGATAGAAAAACTCACAGGCCTGCCGGTACTGGTCTGTATAGAAGAAAATGCCGAAACTATCACTATTAGCGATTCCCTGCTAGGGGCGCTCTTTTAA